AGCGCAGGCCGATGCGGTCCAGGAACGCCCGGCGGACCATCTTGTGCGGGGTGAGGCTGTCGATGAGGGGCGCGTTCGCGACGCCGGCGCGCGGGCGGTTCGCGCGAAACAGCTCCACCGGCACCGCGCGCCCCTTGCCGGCCATCTTGCCCACGACGACGTCCGCGTCGTTCGCGATCCCGTAGGCGTACATCCGCTCCAGCGCTTCGTCGCCGAGGTGGTCGTCGTCGTCGACGAACATGACGTACTCACCGCGGGAGGCGTCGATGCCGACGTTGCGGGGCTTGCCCGCCCAGCCGGAGTTCTCCTGGTGGATGACACGGACCCGGGGGTCCTCGGCGGCGAGCGCGTCCAGGCGGGCCGGGGTGGCGTCGGTGGAGCCGTCGTCGACGAAGATCACCTCGTACGCGTCCGGCGGCATCGACTGCCGCAGCAGCGAGGCGACGCAGTCCTCGATGAAGGGACCGGGGTTGTGGACGGGGACGATGACGCTGACCTTGACCGGCATCGGGCTCCTGGCCCCCTTGCTGGATCTCGCGGGATCGCGCTGGATCTTGCTGGACCGCCGGCCGTGCGCGCGGCGACCGGCACGTGTGGGCCGATGCTAACCCCGCCGTCGACGCCCCACCTGTCCCGGTTCGCCCGAGTCGGTGATTTCGTACGATGACGTCGTGCGCCTCCTGCTGATGTCCGACACCCACCTCCCCAAGCGTGCCAGGGCGCTCCCCGCCCCGCTGCTCGACGAGCTGCCGCACGCGGACGTGGTCATCCACGCCGGGGACTGGGTCGACGCGGCCACCCTCGACCTGCTGGAGAGCCGCAGCCGCCGGCTCGTCGGCGTGTACGGCAACAACGACGGGCCCGGACTGCGCGCCCGCCTGCCCGAGGTGGCGTACGCCGACCTGGGCGGACTGCGGTTCGGTGTCGTCCACGAGACGGGCCCCGCCCAGGGCCGCGAGGCCCGCTGCGCCGCCCGTTTCCCCGACCTGGACGTCCTGGTCTTCGGCCACAGCCACATCCCCTGGGACACCACGGCCCCCGGCGGCCCACGCCTGCTCAACCCGGGCTCCCCGACCGACCGGCGCCGCCAGCCGCACTGCACCTACCTGACCGCCACCGCGTCCGACGGCCGCCTCACGGACGTCGTCCTGCACCGGCTGCCGCCCCGCTGACACGGCGGCGCGTGAGGAGCGCGTGGAGGGGGCCGTGAGGAGGAGGGCAGAGAACCGGGCCGCTTCCGGCCGACACGGTCGGACGCGGCCCGGAACTTGCGAGTGTGCTTTGCCTCAACGGGCCTCCTTCCTTCGTGAGACGAAGGGGAGGACATGCATGCCTGTCCGTTATGGGCGCCTACCCCTCTGGGCGTGTCCCACACCTCCTCACGCGGTGGACTCCCGCTGTCGCTGGTGGATCGCCCCCGCCGTCGCCGTCAGCGGAGCGCCGCTGCCGCCCCACCGCAGCGCGACGATCTCGGCGGCCACCGACACGGCCACCTCCTCGGGCGTACGGGCCCCCAGGTCCAGCCCGACCGGTGAGCGCAGCCGGGCCAGCTCACGGTCGGTGAGCCCGGCCTCGACCAGCCGTGCACGGCGTTCGTCATGGGTACGGCGGCTGCCCATCGCCCCGATGTAGGCGGCCGGCCGGCGCAGCGCCACCTCCAGCAGCGGCACGTCGAACTTCGGGTCGTGGGTCAGCACGCAGATCACGGTGCGCCCGTCGCTGTCCGTGCCGCGCAGGTACCGGTGCGGCCAGTCCACGACCACCTCCACGCCCGGCGGGAACCGCTTCGCCGTGGCGAAGAGCGGGCGGGCGTCGCACACCGTGACCCGGTAGCCGAGGAAGTCGCCGATCCGGGCCACGGCGGCCGCGTAGTCGATCGCGCCGAACACCAGCATGCGCGGCGGCGGCGCGAAGGAGTGCAGGAACACCGGGACGGCGTCCTCGCGCCGCTGCCCGCGCGGCCCGTAGTGCCGTACGCCCGTGACGCCGAGGGCGAGCTCACCGCGCGCGTCGGCGGTGACCGCCGCGTCCAGACCGGCCGTGCCCAGCGTGCCCGAGGTCCGGTCCGGCCAGACCGCGAGGGCCGCCCCGCGCGGCGCCGGGCCGTCGGTGACCGTGGCCACCGTCACCGGCTCGCCCGCGGCGACCGACCGGGCGACCGCCCCGAACGACGGGTCGAGGCCGGGCGTGACCGGGCGCACGAGCACCGTGATCTCGCCGCCGCAGGTCAGGCCGACGGCGAAGGCGTCCTCGGCGCTGTACCCGAAGGTCGCGATCCGGGCCGCCTTGTCGGCCATGACCTCCCGGGCCAGCTCGAACACCGCGCCCTCCACACACCCCCCGGACACACTGCCCACGACCTCGTCGCCGGGGCCCACCGCCATCGCCGCACCCGGGTCACGCGGCGCACTGCGGCTGACGGCGACCACGGTGGCCAGCCCGAACGGCACACCGGCCGCGTACCACCTGTCCAGCACCGGCAGAATCTCGCGCATGTTCGAACGCTAATCCGTTACCGCCCGGCCCGCCCCCGAAGACCCGCTGTCGAGCACCCTGCGCACCGAACCGCGAGGAGTGCCTGTTCAGCGGGACGGGACTGGTGGCCAACTGGTCCGGCAGATAACGAACTTACTCGTGGGTCAGAAGGTATTGACGGTGTCCGGAAAGCATCGGACTGTAGTGCACATGACGAAGATTCGGGCACGTCTGCTCGCTGTCCTGGTGGCCCTTTGCGGCCTCTGTGGCTTCCTGACGGTGGCGGGCTCCCCGACCGCCACCGCAGCCCCCACGCTCCCCGGTTCCCTCTCCTTCGACGGCACGCCGCTCACGGTGTCGCGCGGCCGTTTCGTCGACGGCAACGGCCGCGAGGTCGTGCTGCGCGGCTACAACGTCTCCGGTGAGACCAAACTGGCCGAGAATAAGGGCCTGCCCTTCGCCTCGGTCGCCGACGCCAAGAAGTCGGCGGCGGCCCTGCGCGCCCTCGGCGGCGGCAACTCCGTCCGCTTCCTGCTCTCCTGGGCCTACGCCGAACCGGTGCGCGGCCAGGTCGACACCACCTACCTGGCCGCCGTCACCGACCAGATCCGCGCCTTCCTCGACGCCGGGATCCGGGTCTACCCCGACTTCCACCAGGACCTCTACTCCCGCCACCTGTTCAACACGGGAAGCTGGTACACCGGCGACGGCGCCCCCAAGTGGGCGGTGGACCTGGGCGGTTACCCCAGCGAGTCCTGCGGCATCTGCTTCCTCTGGGGCCAGAACATCACCCAGAACAACGCCGTCAAGGCCGGCCAGTACGACTTCTGGCACAACGCCCACGGCATCCAGGACAACTTCCTCGCCACCGCCCAGCAGACGATGGCCTACGTCAAACAGCACCTGACCGACGAGGAGTTCGCGGGCGTCGTCGGCTTCGACCCCTACAACGAGCCGTACGCCGGCACCTACACCTCCGGTGAGACCAGCCGCACCTGGGAACGCGACCTGCTGTGGCCCTTCTACGTGAAGTTCCGGGCCCGGATGGACGCGGCCGGCTGGCAGGACAAGCCCGCCTTCGTCGAGCCGAACATGTTTTGGAACGGCACCGTCTCCAAGCAGGAGGGCGGCCTCCTCGACGTCGGCGCGCTCGGCTCCCGCTACGTCTTCAACACCCACTTCTACGACCAGAAGGCCATCTCCGGGGTCCTCATGTGGGGCAAGGCCGAGAACGGCCAGTACGTCAGCGACTTCGGCACGGTCCGTGACCGCGCGGCGGCGACCGGGACGGCGGCGATCGTCAGCGAGTTCGGTCACCCGCTGTCCGGCATGGTCTCCGACAAGGCGCCGACCGTCCTGAAGGGGATGTACCAGGCCCTCGACTCCCGCGTGAAGGGCGTCAGTTGGTGGAACACCCCCGCCGCCTCCGGTCCGGTCCTGTCCGGTTCGCAGTGGCAGTGGGACATCTACAACGGCCGTCACCACGAGCTGATGAACGGCAACCCCGACAAGGTGATCACCACCGCCGACGCCTGGAACGACGAGGACCTCTCCGCCGTACGCCTCGACGACAGCGGCACGGTGACACTCCGTCAGACCTCCCGTCTGCTCGACCGGATCTACCCGAGCGCCACCTCCGGCACGACCGTCGCCTTCACCTACGAGGACCGCTCCCGCGACGGCTCCACCACCCTTACCTGGAACCCGGTCCCCAGCTCCCTGCCCAACACGGCCCAGCTCGTCGGCTCCGGCCAGTACTCGCTGCTGGTGTGGCGCTCGAACGGCGGCACGGCACCCACCGAACTGCACCTGCCCGCCTCCTTCCCGACCGCCACCACCACGGTCGTCTCCGACCTCGGCACGGTGTACGGCCCGCCCGCGTACACGACCACCACGAAGATCGCCGCCGCCACCGAACCGGGCGGCACAGGCAGCCGACGCCTCCTGCTCAGCACCACCGACTCGGGCACCCTGCACTACGCCCTGGTCACCAACGGAGCCTTGGCCCCCACCACGGCACTGCTGACCGCGGCCCGCACGGAACTCTCGGCCTGGGTGGCCCAGAAGATGGGGTGACGCCCGCCGCCTGACCCTCCCCTTGCGTCAGGGCCGAGGCTCGACCTCGACGGAAGGGGAGGTGGACGACGTCCTCCGTGAGACAGGCAGCGGCCTTCGCCGGAGTGACCGTGCGCACGACACCCGCTCCGCCCAGGCCGCCGCACGGTACACGGCGGCGGAGGACGGAGCGGGTGTCGTGCTCAAGGCGGCTGAGTCACCGGCTCGTTGAGGGAGCGTCAGCTGCCCGTGCCCGTGCCCGTCCAGTCGGCGGCGACGCGGCCCAGCCGGACCCGCTGCGGGTGGTCGCCCACCGGCACCGACACGACCTTCCGCCCGGTGGCGAAGTCGATCGCCGTGACCTGGTCGGCGCCGCTCTCGGAGATGACGCAGGCCTTGCCGTCGCCGCTGACCGTGGCCCAGTAGGGCTTGGAGGCGGTGACCAGCGGGCCTTCCTGGAGGGTGGCACGGTCGACGACCGTCGCGTAGTCGTCCATCGTGCCCGCGACGCACAGCTTGCTGCCGTCGGGGCTCATCGAAATGCCGTGGTGGCGCGAGTCGTTGACGTACGTGGTGCGGTCGTCACTGGTCGCCGGGTTCTTCGGCAGGGTCTTCGTCCGGGTGATGCGGTCCGTGGCGAGGTCGTACTCGAAGAAGCCGTTGAAGAACGAGACCTGGAAGTACAGCTTGGACTCGTCCGGTGAGAAGACCGCCGGGCGCACCGCGTCCGAGTAGTCCGTGAGGCCGATCGCGTCCAGCCGCTGCCGCATGTCGATGACCTTGACCTGCTGGTACGTGGTCGCGTCGACGACGGTGATGCGCCGGTCGCCCTTCGTGAAGTCCTGCCACGGGGCGTCCTGTGAGGTGTTCACGTCGCCGATCGACATGTTGTAGATGTACTTGCCGTCCTTGGTGAAGATGTTCTCGTGCGGCTTGTCGCCGGTCTTGAACGAGCCCAA
The Streptomyces sp. NBC_01485 genome window above contains:
- a CDS encoding metallophosphoesterase family protein, which codes for MRLLLMSDTHLPKRARALPAPLLDELPHADVVIHAGDWVDAATLDLLESRSRRLVGVYGNNDGPGLRARLPEVAYADLGGLRFGVVHETGPAQGREARCAARFPDLDVLVFGHSHIPWDTTAPGGPRLLNPGSPTDRRRQPHCTYLTATASDGRLTDVVLHRLPPR
- a CDS encoding XdhC/CoxI family protein — encoded protein: MREILPVLDRWYAAGVPFGLATVVAVSRSAPRDPGAAMAVGPGDEVVGSVSGGCVEGAVFELAREVMADKAARIATFGYSAEDAFAVGLTCGGEITVLVRPVTPGLDPSFGAVARSVAAGEPVTVATVTDGPAPRGAALAVWPDRTSGTLGTAGLDAAVTADARGELALGVTGVRHYGPRGQRREDAVPVFLHSFAPPPRMLVFGAIDYAAAVARIGDFLGYRVTVCDARPLFATAKRFPPGVEVVVDWPHRYLRGTDSDGRTVICVLTHDPKFDVPLLEVALRRPAAYIGAMGSRRTHDERRARLVEAGLTDRELARLRSPVGLDLGARTPEEVAVSVAAEIVALRWGGSGAPLTATAGAIHQRQRESTA
- a CDS encoding cellulase family glycosylhydrolase; the protein is MTKIRARLLAVLVALCGLCGFLTVAGSPTATAAPTLPGSLSFDGTPLTVSRGRFVDGNGREVVLRGYNVSGETKLAENKGLPFASVADAKKSAAALRALGGGNSVRFLLSWAYAEPVRGQVDTTYLAAVTDQIRAFLDAGIRVYPDFHQDLYSRHLFNTGSWYTGDGAPKWAVDLGGYPSESCGICFLWGQNITQNNAVKAGQYDFWHNAHGIQDNFLATAQQTMAYVKQHLTDEEFAGVVGFDPYNEPYAGTYTSGETSRTWERDLLWPFYVKFRARMDAAGWQDKPAFVEPNMFWNGTVSKQEGGLLDVGALGSRYVFNTHFYDQKAISGVLMWGKAENGQYVSDFGTVRDRAAATGTAAIVSEFGHPLSGMVSDKAPTVLKGMYQALDSRVKGVSWWNTPAASGPVLSGSQWQWDIYNGRHHELMNGNPDKVITTADAWNDEDLSAVRLDDSGTVTLRQTSRLLDRIYPSATSGTTVAFTYEDRSRDGSTTLTWNPVPSSLPNTAQLVGSGQYSLLVWRSNGGTAPTELHLPASFPTATTTVVSDLGTVYGPPAYTTTTKIAAATEPGGTGSRRLLLSTTDSGTLHYALVTNGALAPTTALLTAARTELSAWVAQKMG
- a CDS encoding YncE family protein; this translates as MPAFRSRHLCSMAAALVLTVTASVTAASASVSDASNAAALREVLFVGNNWEGTADVIRSSGDFAKVGRINVIPDKDARMAEINANPIKWIYFQAIRNGVGEGHDQFVDDMYTTPDGASVVVSRPSFADVVSINLATGNINWRFPVSGYRSDHMAVSPDGTRVAVSASISNTVHVLDIGTGRQLGSFKTGDKPHENIFTKDGKYIYNMSIGDVNTSQDAPWQDFTKGDRRITVVDATTYQQVKVIDMRQRLDAIGLTDYSDAVRPAVFSPDESKLYFQVSFFNGFFEYDLATDRITRTKTLPKNPATSDDRTTYVNDSRHHGISMSPDGSKLCVAGTMDDYATVVDRATLQEGPLVTASKPYWATVSGDGKACVISESGADQVTAIDFATGRKVVSVPVGDHPQRVRLGRVAADWTGTGTGS